A region of Diospyros lotus cultivar Yz01 chromosome 3, ASM1463336v1, whole genome shotgun sequence DNA encodes the following proteins:
- the LOC127798216 gene encoding DELLA protein GAI1-like, translated as MKRDRRNPLPPPHQGNFCGGAIGSSSGGGYSVTSSSAKGKIWDETEQDAGDDELLAVLGYKVKATDMAEVAQKLEQLEEVMGHAQEDGLSHLASDTVHYNPSDLFSWLESMISELKPLPNFDASSSSSLPPIDDPFLAPAESSRSRGATFQQDRRVFDESSSDYDLKAIPGKACIYPQTQPPPSKRLKPSSQSSSSTAASPQVDIWSLPNDSAPTGSGSVEPTRPVVLVDSQENGIRLVHALMACAEAVQQDNLKLADALVKKIGFLAVSQAGAMRKVATYFAEALARRIYRLYPENPQDSAFSDLLQMHFYESCPYLKFAHFTANQAILEAFASKRHVHVIDFSMKQGMQWPALMQALALRPGGPPTFRLTGIGPPSHDNTDHLQEVGWKLAQLAESIHVKFEYRGFVANSLADLDASMLDLREGEAVAVNSVFELHRLLGRTGAMEKVLLAVKEMKPEILTVVEQEANHNGGVFLERFTESLHYYSTMFDSLEGGGGGVTNQDKVMSEIYLGRQICNVVACEGAERVERHESLGQWRGRLGAAGFEAVHLGSNAFNQASMLLALFNGGEGYRVEENGGCLMLGWHTRPLIATSAWRPSSSQIQTHQR; from the coding sequence ATGAAGCGCGACCGCCGCAACCCACTTCCTCCGCCGCACCAGGGCAATTTCTGCGGCGGCGCTATTGGCAGTTCATCCGGCGGAGGCTACTCCGTGACCTCCTCCAGTGCCAAAGGCAAGATTTGGGATGAGACCGAACAGGACGCCGGAGATGATGAGCTACTGGCCGTGTTGGGTTACAAGGTGAAGGCCACCGACATGGCCGAAGTTGCCCAGAAGCTCGAACAGCTCGAAGAAGTGATGGGCCATGCTCAGGAAGATGGGCTATCTCACCTCGCTTCCGACACAGTACACTACAACCCATCTGATCTATTTTCGTGGCTCGAATCCATGATCTCCGAGCTCAAGCCTCTTCCCAATTTCGAcgcttcttcctcctcctcccttCCGCCGATTGACGATCCCTTTCTCGCTCCGGCTGAATCCTCCAGGTCCAGGGGGGCCACATTCCAACAAGATCGTCGAGTATTCGACGAGTCTTCATCGGATTACGATCTGAAAGCTATTCCAGGGAAAGCCTGCATCTATCCCCAAACTCAGCCTCCCCCCAGCAAACGCCTCAAACCCTCGTCCCAATCGTCTTCCTCAACTGCCGCGTCCCCGCAAGTTGACATTTGGAGCCTTCCGAACGATTCTGCTCCGACGGGTTCGGGTTCCGTTGAGCCAACTCGTCCTGTGGTCCTGGTCGACTCTCAGGAGAACGGCATCAGACTGGTGCACGCGCTCATGGCCTGCGCCGAGGCCGTCCAACAAGACAATCTGAAGCTCGCCGATGCTCTAGTCAAGAAAATCGGCTTCCTCGCCGTGTCCCAGGCCGGAGCGATGCGAAAGGTCGCCACCTACTTCGCTGAGGCTCTCGCCCGCCGAATCTATCGATTGTACCCGGAGAATCCCCAGGACTCGGCCTTCTCCGACCTGCTCCAAATGCATTTCTACGAGAGCTGTCCCTACCTGAAATTCGCTCACTTCACGGCAAATCAAGCCATCCTTGAGGCTTTTGCGAGCAAGAGGCACGTTCACGTTATCGATTTCAGCATGAAACAGGGGATGCAGTGGCCGGCACTGATGCAGGCGCTGGCCCTCCGGCCCGGCGGCCCGCCTACTTTCCGGTTAACGGGAATTGGGCCGCCGTCGCACGACAACACGGACCATTTGCAAGAAGTTGGGTGGAAACTGGCTCAGTTGGCGGAGTCGATCCACGTGAAGTTCGAGTACAGAGGATTTGTGGCCAACAGCCTGGCGGATCTGGATGCGTCAATGCTGGATCTTCGAGAGGGAGAGGCGGTGGCGGTGAATTCGGTGTTCGAGTTGCATCGATTGTTGGGTCGTACTGGGGCGATGGAGAAGGTGTTATTGGCGGTGAAGGAGATGAAGCCGGAAATATTGACGGTGGTGGAGCAGGAGGCCAACCACAACGGAGGGGTGTTCTTGGAGCGATTCACGGAATCGCTGCATTACTATTCGACGATGTTCGACTCGTTAGAGGGGGGCGGCGGGGGGGTAACGAACCAGGATAAGGTGATGTCGGAGATATACTTGGGGCGGCAGATATGCAACGTGGTGGCATGCGAGGGGGCGGAGCGGGTGGAGCGCCATGAGAGCCTGGGGCAGTGGCGAGGACGGTTGGGGGCGGCGGGGTTCGAAGCGGTTCACCTGGGCTCCAACGCTTTCAATCAGGCGAGCATGCTGCTGGCGCTGTTCAACGGCGGGGAGGGCTACCGGGTGGAAGAGAACGGGGGGTGCCTCATGCTGGGCTGGCATACACGCCCCCTCATCGCTACCTCGGCCTGGAGACCGAGCAGCAGCCAGATCCAGACCCACCAGAGGTGA